TCGCGGTCGCCCTGGTCCTCGCGTTCGCCATCGCCTACGGCGTCCAGGTGCTCCCCGAGCGCGCGGCGCGGCTGCTGCGGTCGTTCCCCGCGTTGTTCCTCTCGGTGCCGAACTTCGTCATCGGTCTGCTGCTGCTGAACGTGTTCGCCTTCCAGCTGGGGCTCTTCTCGGTGATCGACCCGGACGCGCCGATCGCGACGTTCTTCGCGGCGGTGGCGCTCGGCATCCCGGTGTCGGCCCAGATCGCCGAGGTGCTCATCACCGGGCTCGACCACGAGTTCCGTCAGGACTACGCCGTGGTCGCCTACGCACGCGGGCTGGGGCGGGCACGACTGTTCTTCGCCCACCTGCTCAAGCCCTCCGCCCTGCCCGTCGTGACCGTCATCGCCCTGACCGTCGGCGAGCTGCTGGGCGGCGCCCTGATCACCGAGACCGTCTTCGGTCGGGCCGGCATCGGCAGCGTCGTTCAGACCGCGGTCGCCACGCAGGATCTCCCGGTGCTGCAGGCGGTGGTCGCGCTCGCCGCCGTGGTGTTCGTCACGGTCAACCTGCTCGCCGACCTCGTCTACCCCCTGCTGGACCCGCGTGTGGACCTCGTGCACCGCGGATCGCGACCGACCCCCACCCCGACACCCGAGAGAGCGAGCGTCTGATGGCCTCCGTGCTGACACCGACCACGGTCCGGGATGCCGTGTCCCGGCGCCCCGTCCGCGCACGGCTCCTTCCCGCGACGGTGGTGGTCGCCGCCCTCGTGCTCCTGGTCGTGACGGCGTGGGCCGTCGCCCCCGGTCTGTTCACGAGCGCCGACCCGGTCGTCGGCGACACGGCGGAGAAGCTGCTGCCGCCCAGCGCCGCGCACTGGTTCGGCACCGACAACCTCGGCCGCGACGTGTTCGCCCGGGTCGTCTGGGGCACCCGTTCGTCCGTGGTCAGCGCCCTCGTCGCGGTCGCCATCGCCGTCGTCATCGGCGGCCTGCTGGGTCTCGTCGCCGGCTTCTTCGGCGGAATCGTCGATGTCGTCACCGCTCGCGTGATCGACGTGCTGCTGGCGATCCCCAGCTTCCTGCTCGCGGTGGTCGTCGTCAGCTCCCTCGGCTTCCAGACCATCAATGCCGCCGTGGCCACCGGCGTCTCGGCCGTCGCGGTGTTCGCGCGGGTGATGCGCTCCGAGGCGGTCAAAGTGCGCAGCACCGTCTTCGTCGAGGCCGCGCGGCTGCAGGGCGGATCGCGCGCGCACGTGCTGCTCGCGCACGTGCTGCCCAACGCCTCGCGCTCCGTCCTGTCGCTCGCGGTGCTGCAGTTCGGGGTGTCGATCCTCGTCATCGCCGGTCTGGCGTTCCTCGGCTACGGCGACCCGCCCCCGGCATCCGACTGGGGACTCCTCGTCTCGGCGGGCAAGGACTACCTCGTCTCCAGCCCGTGGCTGGTGTACGCCCCCTCCGCGGTCATCGTCGCGACCGTGCTCTCGATCAACCGTGTCAGCCGCTGGCTGCGAGCGAAGGACTGAACCATGACCGCACCCCTTCTGAGCGTGCGCGAGCTGTCGGTGTCGTACGGCGCGCAGCGCGTGGTGTCCGACGTGTCGTTCGAGCTGGAGCGCGGCCGCAGCCTCGCCCTGATCGGCGAGTCGGGCTCGGGCAAGTCCACGATCGCCAAGGCCGTCCTCCGCCTGCTGCCCCGCGCCTCGGGGCGGACCACCGGACGAGTCGTCATCGACGGCACCGACACCCTCGAACTGTCGCTGAGCCGGTTCCGGGCCCTCCGCGGACGAACGCTCGGCTTCGTGCCGCAGGACCCCGCCTCGGCCCTCAACCCCGTGCGCACGATCGGTTCGCAGGCGCACGAGGCCGCCGCGCTCACGGGGGAACGGGATGCCGCGCGAAGGCGCGCCGCGATCCTCGCGGTGTTCGAGCGGGTCGGGCTGCCCGATCCGGAGCGCGTCTACCGCTCCTACCCCCACCAGCTGTCGGGCGGCATGCTGCAGCGCGTCCTGATCGGCCTCGCCGTGCTGCCCGAGCCGGCGCTCCTCGTGGCAGACGAGCCGACGAGCGCTCTCGACGTGACGATCCAGAAGCGCATCCTCGACCTGCTGACCGGGCTGCGTGACGAGCGCGGCATCGGCCTCCTGCTCATCACGCACGACCTCGCGCTCGCCGCCGAACGCGCCGACGACCTGATCGTGCTGCGCGACGGGCGTGTGGAGGACGCCGGGCCCACGGCCGAGGTCTTCCGGGCTCCGCGCTCCGACTACGCCGCCGCACTGCGCGCCGATGTGCCCGCCCTCGCCCCCGACCGGTTCCGCACGCAGCTGTCCGCGCGACCGGTCGGCGGGGGAGGGCCCGCGGTGTCGGCCCGCGGCGTCACCAAGACCTTCCGCACGTCGGGACGCGAGGTGCGCGCCCTCGACGACGTCTCGTTCGAGGTGGCGGCGGGCACCACCCACGCCCTCGTCGGCGAGTCGGGGTCGGGCAAGACGACGGCGGTGCGCCTGCTGCTGGGTCTGGAGCATCCGGATGCCGGAGAGCTCATCGTCGCGGGGGAGTCCGTCACCGGCCGGACCGCGGCCGACCTGCGCGGTGTCCGCCGACACCTGCAGCTGGTGTACCAGAACCCGTTCACCTCCCTCGACCCGTCGTGGAGCGTCGAGGGCATCCTGGGCGAGCCCCTCGCGCGTTATCACGTGGGCGATCGCCGGTCCCGTCGCGACGCGGTGCACGCG
The DNA window shown above is from Microbacterium proteolyticum and carries:
- a CDS encoding ABC transporter permease, which encodes MNPAYALFALKRPGQAVLVVLLAYVLTFVVISVLPGDPLTSTLRNPENGFSEDQIAQMVSFYGLDRPVWVQLWEALSRFVVGDLGISLRSSQPVATIIGDALPSTLSLALTALAVALVLAFAIAYGVQVLPERAARLLRSFPALFLSVPNFVIGLLLLNVFAFQLGLFSVIDPDAPIATFFAAVALGIPVSAQIAEVLITGLDHEFRQDYAVVAYARGLGRARLFFAHLLKPSALPVVTVIALTVGELLGGALITETVFGRAGIGSVVQTAVATQDLPVLQAVVALAAVVFVTVNLLADLVYPLLDPRVDLVHRGSRPTPTPTPERASV
- a CDS encoding ABC transporter permease, producing the protein MASVLTPTTVRDAVSRRPVRARLLPATVVVAALVLLVVTAWAVAPGLFTSADPVVGDTAEKLLPPSAAHWFGTDNLGRDVFARVVWGTRSSVVSALVAVAIAVVIGGLLGLVAGFFGGIVDVVTARVIDVLLAIPSFLLAVVVVSSLGFQTINAAVATGVSAVAVFARVMRSEAVKVRSTVFVEAARLQGGSRAHVLLAHVLPNASRSVLSLAVLQFGVSILVIAGLAFLGYGDPPPASDWGLLVSAGKDYLVSSPWLVYAPSAVIVATVLSINRVSRWLRAKD
- a CDS encoding dipeptide ABC transporter ATP-binding protein — encoded protein: MTAPLLSVRELSVSYGAQRVVSDVSFELERGRSLALIGESGSGKSTIAKAVLRLLPRASGRTTGRVVIDGTDTLELSLSRFRALRGRTLGFVPQDPASALNPVRTIGSQAHEAAALTGERDAARRRAAILAVFERVGLPDPERVYRSYPHQLSGGMLQRVLIGLAVLPEPALLVADEPTSALDVTIQKRILDLLTGLRDERGIGLLLITHDLALAAERADDLIVLRDGRVEDAGPTAEVFRAPRSDYAAALRADVPALAPDRFRTQLSARPVGGGGPAVSARGVTKTFRTSGREVRALDDVSFEVAAGTTHALVGESGSGKTTAVRLLLGLEHPDAGELIVAGESVTGRTAADLRGVRRHLQLVYQNPFTSLDPSWSVEGILGEPLARYHVGDRRSRRDAVHAALAAVGLGEHLWRRRPAALSGGQRQRVAIARALVLEPDVLVLDEPTSALDVTVQAEILDVLVRLQIERGLTYLFVSHDLALVRQIADTVTVLQHGRVVEQGRASDVLDAPRHPYTRTLVAAIPDPGVIRSAAPLPV